DNA from Fibrobacter sp. UWB15:
GGCTATGCGGTTGAAAGCGGTTCCTTGGAAGTTCGCGATGGCGTTATCAAGAACGCTGGCCGCACTGCCATCTATGTCCGCAACGCCTCTTTGGCGATGATGTGGACGACCATTGAAGACGGCCGAAATGTAGGCGTGTGGGCGGCATCTGGTGCCAAGGTTGAAATCGATGGCTCCAACTTGACGAAAAACAAGATTGCCTTGGTTGCCGGCGAAAATGCCGTGGTGAACATGAAACGCGTTCACTTGGAATCTAACGATGTAGCCATTCTCGACTTTGGTAACAACAACCTGAAGCAGAGAAATTCCTTGATTATGGATAACGTAATCGGCCTTGTTTCCAAGGACATTCCGCCTGAAGAAATTCGCCAGGCGTTGGAAGACAACAAGAGACCGCTTGCGAATAATATGAACGACTATACGGGTATGCTGGGCGACGAGCCCCGTAATCCTTACGCAAATACCGAAAAATTTGCAGGCAACCAGGACGATTCTGCGGATTCTGTCTGGTCTATTTCGGGTAGCGTAGGCGTTGAAATGGGCTATCACAAGGTGCTGATGCGCCACAATTCTTCGGGCCAAAAGTACGTGTCCGATAAGGATACGGTGCTTCCGCGTGAACGCTACATCAACTACTTCCAGGTTCCTGGATTCTTTACCAACTGGAATGCCAACTTGTTGATGAAGTCTCCTACGGGAGCAACGATGGAATTCCTCTTGGATGCTTCAAGCGATTCCTGGGATAACCTTAAGCTTTACCAGTTGCAGGCCAGCTATACGGACGATATGCAGCACTTGGTCCTCGGTGATTTCTATGCGAACGGGGGAGAGATTTACCTGTCTGGCATGAACGCTTTTGGTGGCTTGTATGAACTGTCGCTGCTCAAGAATGCTGCCAACATCCCGACTTTCGTCGGTACGGCTTTTGCGGGTGAAATGAATGCTCCCAAGATTCAGGGCAAGCGCAACTACGATGTGTACAAGGATTACATTGATGATGGTGAAGCCGAGGCCCAGCGCATCGGTGCCGGCGGAAGTATCCGCTGGAATATGCACCGTCGCTTTAACGGAACCTTGGGCTTTGTGGCCAGCAAGGATTACCTGGAAGATCCTTTTATGAGGGACGGCATGTCTCCCGAAACCAACACGGCAAAACCTCTGGTGACATCTAGAGCCTTCTTTGCCGATGGTAACTGGCTGGTTTACCCTGGCGATATCAAGCTGAATGGCCAGGTTGCCGTAGGTGGAGCCGATACTTTGAATGCTGCCAAAATCAGGGCGATAAACCAGGTGTTCTCGGATGCGGGACTGGATCCGTCGAATTTTGCTCTGTTGAATAAGCTGATGAGCAACGTGAACCAGGTGAATTCCTTGAGCCGCGCTGAATTGGATGCGATTTTCGGTGAAAATGCCATGATGACTCCTTCTGAAATGCGCGCCGAATTGAAGAATCTTTTGAATAAGGCATCAAAAGTGGCAAAGACGATGGAGACCGAAGACAGCAGGCCTTCTCATGGCGAATTCTGGGGACATGAACATTGGGCTTTTGCTGGATCTTACCAGTGG
Protein-coding regions in this window:
- a CDS encoding right-handed parallel beta-helix repeat-containing protein, whose protein sequence is MKLRDWFVGVLSMVALHVSAFAVDTTLQQGSVIGGEVSGFLKKDKSPYLVNETLVVPEGKALVVEAGTEIYFNEGTGLDVRGGSLAVMGESHNPVVMTAAEEDKYWNGISITGNKSCETQGTHIKNAQFGYAVESGSLEVRDGVIKNAGRTAIYVRNASLAMMWTTIEDGRNVGVWAASGAKVEIDGSNLTKNKIALVAGENAVVNMKRVHLESNDVAILDFGNNNLKQRNSLIMDNVIGLVSKDIPPEEIRQALEDNKRPLANNMNDYTGMLGDEPRNPYANTEKFAGNQDDSADSVWSISGSVGVEMGYHKVLMRHNSSGQKYVSDKDTVLPRERYINYFQVPGFFTNWNANLLMKSPTGATMEFLLDASSDSWDNLKLYQLQASYTDDMQHLVLGDFYANGGEIYLSGMNAFGGLYELSLLKNAANIPTFVGTAFAGEMNAPKIQGKRNYDVYKDYIDDGEAEAQRIGAGGSIRWNMHRRFNGTLGFVASKDYLEDPFMRDGMSPETNTAKPLVTSRAFFADGNWLVYPGDIKLNGQVAVGGADTLNAAKIRAINQVFSDAGLDPSNFALLNKLMSNVNQVNSLSRAELDAIFGENAMMTPSEMRAELKNLLNKASKVAKTMETEDSRPSHGEFWGHEHWAFAGSYQWSNPTTSIEGFFRYVGAEYYSPGSEDLLQNTRMIGGNLKHKIYDFWNLGFGYTLNIENAAGEGNDYNVFGLGEGTQWGLTGADDDWLKKHEQDMVRTLYIHDGYLKNDFKLNEKVGLSFKYALNYRTRNTPQRLYTNYSASSGIYDDPWFDAIEGRSTLKLIEGSDTTVVDEDHWVQYYALADEDYLATQFEEKLMKHTLELGFSFKFPKNLLKVGATLVAFTDMSEFKQDDLISGFRFRNETYGILGYYFHGSDYLEQRYPISLTTTMDGFKNSVSLMPRYKVYNRNEMCEFEWSFLDNMNIELSRDFLELGLSGGLRQNFLSYEIEDKDYDEMELDIDASAKLRIHHTQALYTDWTIGSIFNYRPDNKADQYKDFYIIAAVNYDF